One genomic region from Ammospiza nelsoni isolate bAmmNel1 chromosome 13, bAmmNel1.pri, whole genome shotgun sequence encodes:
- the PLA2G15 gene encoding phospholipase A2 group XV isoform X1 translates to MFLPAGARLLPRSGRSSFLSLFLLLLLCPGGGSAPRRRPAGPPVVLVPGDLGNQLEAKLDKPSVVHYLCSKKTDSYFTLWLNLELLLPVIIDCWIDNIRLVYNRTSKITKPPDGVDIRVPGFGQTFSLEFLDPSKRSVGSYFYMLVQSLVDWGYKRDEDVRGAPYDWRKAPNENEDYFVALRKMIELLYEQYGSPVVLIAHSMGNMYTLYFLNHQPQDWKDKYIKDYVSLGAPWGGVAKTLRVLASGDNNRIPVISSLKIRDQQRSAVSTSWMLPYNYTWPPDKVFVSTPTANYTLRDYWKFYRDINFEDGWLMRQDTEPLVYAMTPPGVRIHCLYGTGVETPDSFHYESFPDREPKIFYSDGDGTVNLQSALQCRKWVHRQEQEVVMLELAGNEHIQMLSNETTISYVKKLLFEL, encoded by the exons ATGTTCCTGCCGGCTGGCGCCAGGCTCCTCCCGCGCTCCGGACGGAGCTCCTTCCTCagcctcttcctgctgctgctgctgtgtcccgGTGGCGGGAGCGCGCCGCGCCGCCGGCCCGCGGGGCCGCCCGTGGTGCTGG ttcCAGGGGACTTAGGTAATCAGTTGGAAGCAAAGTTAGATAAGCCATCAGTGGTGCACTATCTCTGCTCTAAGAAGACAGACAGTTATTTTACACTCTGGCTGAATCTAGAATTGCTTCTGCCTGTCATCATTGACTGCTGGATTGATAATATCAG gctggTATATAATCGAACAAGTAAGATCACAAAACCACCAGATGGGGTGGATATCAGAGTGCCCGGCTTTGGGCAGACGTTTTCCTTGGAATTTCTTGACCCAAGTAAAAGGAGTGTTG GAAGTTACTTTTATATGTTGGTGCAGAGTTTAGTAGATTGGGGCTACAAACGTGATGAAGATGTAAGAGGAGCACCTTATGACTGGAGAAAGGCACCAA ATGAGAATGAAGACTATTTTGTGGCGCTTCGCAAGATGATCGAGTTGCTGTACGAGCAGTATGGGAGCCCTGTTGTGCTGATTGCCCACAGCATGGGGAACATGTACACCCTCTACTTCCTGAACCACCAGCCCCAGGATTGGAAGGACAAGTACATCAAGGATTATGTGTCATTAGGTGCTCCGTGGGGCGGAGTGGCCAAAACTCTGCGTGTGCTGGCCTCAG gtGACAACAACAGAATCCCTGTTATCAGTTCCCTCAAGATCAGAGACCAGCAGAGATCAGCAGTTTCCACGAGTTGGATGCTGCCCTACAACTACACGTGGCCTCCAGACAAGGTGTTTGTGAGCACCCCCACAGCCAACTACACACTGAGGGATTACTGGAAGTTCTACAGGGACATTAACTTCGAGGATGGCTGGCTGATGAGGCAGGACACGGAGCCCCTGGTGTACGCCATGACCCCGCCCGGCGTGCGCATCCACTGCCTCTACGGCACGGGCGTGGAAACCCCCGACTCCTTCCACTACGAGAGCTTCCCTGACAGGGAGCCCAAGATCTTCTACAGCGATGGGGATGGTACAGTGAACTTACAGAGTGCCTTGCAGTGTAGAAAGTGGGTGCACAGGCAAGAACAGGAAGTGGTGATGCTTGAGCTTGCAGGAAATGAGCACATTCAAATGCTGTCCAATGAAACCACGATCTCCTATGTGAAAAAGCTGCTCTTTGAGTTGTGA
- the PLA2G15 gene encoding phospholipase A2 group XV isoform X2, which produces MFLPAGARLLPRSGRSSFLSLFLLLLLCPGGGSAPRRRPAGPPVVLVPGDLGNQLEAKLDKPSVVHYLCSKKTDSYFTLWLNLELLLPVIIDCWIDNIRLVYNRTSKITKPPDGVDIRVPGFGQTFSLEFLDPSKRSVDENEDYFVALRKMIELLYEQYGSPVVLIAHSMGNMYTLYFLNHQPQDWKDKYIKDYVSLGAPWGGVAKTLRVLASGDNNRIPVISSLKIRDQQRSAVSTSWMLPYNYTWPPDKVFVSTPTANYTLRDYWKFYRDINFEDGWLMRQDTEPLVYAMTPPGVRIHCLYGTGVETPDSFHYESFPDREPKIFYSDGDGTVNLQSALQCRKWVHRQEQEVVMLELAGNEHIQMLSNETTISYVKKLLFEL; this is translated from the exons ATGTTCCTGCCGGCTGGCGCCAGGCTCCTCCCGCGCTCCGGACGGAGCTCCTTCCTCagcctcttcctgctgctgctgctgtgtcccgGTGGCGGGAGCGCGCCGCGCCGCCGGCCCGCGGGGCCGCCCGTGGTGCTGG ttcCAGGGGACTTAGGTAATCAGTTGGAAGCAAAGTTAGATAAGCCATCAGTGGTGCACTATCTCTGCTCTAAGAAGACAGACAGTTATTTTACACTCTGGCTGAATCTAGAATTGCTTCTGCCTGTCATCATTGACTGCTGGATTGATAATATCAG gctggTATATAATCGAACAAGTAAGATCACAAAACCACCAGATGGGGTGGATATCAGAGTGCCCGGCTTTGGGCAGACGTTTTCCTTGGAATTTCTTGACCCAAGTAAAAGGAGTGTTG ATGAGAATGAAGACTATTTTGTGGCGCTTCGCAAGATGATCGAGTTGCTGTACGAGCAGTATGGGAGCCCTGTTGTGCTGATTGCCCACAGCATGGGGAACATGTACACCCTCTACTTCCTGAACCACCAGCCCCAGGATTGGAAGGACAAGTACATCAAGGATTATGTGTCATTAGGTGCTCCGTGGGGCGGAGTGGCCAAAACTCTGCGTGTGCTGGCCTCAG gtGACAACAACAGAATCCCTGTTATCAGTTCCCTCAAGATCAGAGACCAGCAGAGATCAGCAGTTTCCACGAGTTGGATGCTGCCCTACAACTACACGTGGCCTCCAGACAAGGTGTTTGTGAGCACCCCCACAGCCAACTACACACTGAGGGATTACTGGAAGTTCTACAGGGACATTAACTTCGAGGATGGCTGGCTGATGAGGCAGGACACGGAGCCCCTGGTGTACGCCATGACCCCGCCCGGCGTGCGCATCCACTGCCTCTACGGCACGGGCGTGGAAACCCCCGACTCCTTCCACTACGAGAGCTTCCCTGACAGGGAGCCCAAGATCTTCTACAGCGATGGGGATGGTACAGTGAACTTACAGAGTGCCTTGCAGTGTAGAAAGTGGGTGCACAGGCAAGAACAGGAAGTGGTGATGCTTGAGCTTGCAGGAAATGAGCACATTCAAATGCTGTCCAATGAAACCACGATCTCCTATGTGAAAAAGCTGCTCTTTGAGTTGTGA